A part of Populus alba chromosome 8, ASM523922v2, whole genome shotgun sequence genomic DNA contains:
- the LOC140955859 gene encoding probable calcium-binding protein CML45 yields MVMNRLGLVFHEDGLGGDEGFGADELLSLFEEEEPCSLEEVKEVFDVFDENKDGFIDARELNRVMCRLGLKEGMEVEECSRMIQAVGEDRKQKIDFNDFFRFMERCYY; encoded by the coding sequence ATGGTCATGAACAGGTTAGGATTGGTGTTTCATGAAGACGGCTTGGGTGGTGACGAGGGGTTCGGTGCAGATGAGCTATTAAGTTTATTCGAGGAAGAGGAACCCTGCAGCTTGGAGGAGGTGAAGGAAGTTTTTGACGTGTTTGATGAGAACAAGGATGGGTTTATAGATGCAAGAGAGTTAAACAGGGTGATGTGTCGTTTGGGTTTGAAGGAAGGGATGGAAGTAGAGGAGTGTTCAAGAATGATCCAAGCCGTTGGAGAGGACAGGAAGCAAAAGATCGATTTCAACGACTTTTTCAGGTTTATGGAGAGGTGTTATTACTGA